Proteins encoded together in one Aeromonas encheleia window:
- the fliN gene encoding flagellar motor switch protein FliN, with protein MSGTDDEQDLMADAWAAALEEQVTAEAKPAPLEELRDDAPISAEERRKLDTILDIPVTIAMEVGRSQISIRNLLQLNQGSVVELDRVAGEPLDVLVNGTLIAHGEVVVVNDKFGIRLTDVISQIERIKKLK; from the coding sequence ATGAGCGGAACCGATGACGAGCAGGATTTGATGGCGGATGCCTGGGCGGCCGCGCTGGAGGAGCAGGTCACGGCGGAGGCCAAGCCGGCCCCGCTGGAGGAGCTGAGGGACGATGCCCCCATCAGCGCCGAGGAGCGCCGCAAGCTGGACACCATTCTGGACATTCCGGTGACCATCGCCATGGAGGTGGGTCGCAGCCAGATCAGCATCCGCAACCTGCTGCAGCTGAACCAGGGCTCGGTAGTCGAGCTGGACAGGGTCGCCGGTGAGCCGCTGGATGTGCTGGTCAACGGCACCCTGATCGCCCACGGCGAGGTGGTGGTGGTGAACGACAAGTTCGGCATCCGCCTGACCGATGTCATCAGCCAGATAGAACGGATCAAGAAGCTCAAATGA
- the fliO gene encoding flagellar biosynthetic protein FliO codes for MIRVLALMLFAAPALAEGANPPSITSWLLSSLMVIGLILVLGFLLKKSKLTQVMGGGQMKVIASLPVGYKEKLMVVKVGEQQLLIGVTPQQVNFLYRLEQPLDESQPQAFSQQLGKLMGKHEKS; via the coding sequence ATGATCCGCGTCCTTGCTTTAATGCTGTTCGCCGCCCCCGCACTGGCCGAGGGGGCCAACCCGCCCAGCATCACCTCCTGGCTGCTCTCCAGCCTGATGGTGATCGGCCTCATCCTGGTGCTGGGCTTCCTGCTCAAGAAGAGCAAGCTCACTCAGGTCATGGGGGGCGGCCAGATGAAGGTCATCGCCAGCCTGCCGGTGGGCTACAAGGAGAAGCTGATGGTGGTCAAGGTGGGCGAGCAACAGCTGCTCATCGGGGTGACGCCGCAGCAGGTCAACTTCCTCTACCGCCTGGAGCAGCCGCTGGACGAGAGCCAGCCCCAGGCGTTCTCCCAGCAGCTGGGCAAATTGATGGGCAAGCATGAAAAGAGCTAA
- the fliP gene encoding flagellar type III secretion system pore protein FliP (The bacterial flagellar biogenesis protein FliP forms a type III secretion system (T3SS)-type pore required for flagellar assembly.): MKRANWIGLLALVSLLLSPLALAQDGMSALTVKTMADGSQEYSLTLQVLALMTALSFLPAMVIMMTSFTRIIVVLGILRQAIGLQQSPSNQVLIGIALFMSFFIMSPVLDRINEEALQPYLAETIGPKEALEKAEQPIHQFMLAQTRVKDLNTFMEIANVQVEKPTEVPLRVLIPAFVTSELKTAFQIGFMLFLPFLVIDLVVASILMAMGMMMLSPMLVSLPFKLMLFVMVDGWNLILGSLANSFGLGAG; the protein is encoded by the coding sequence ATGAAAAGAGCTAACTGGATAGGGCTGCTGGCGCTGGTGTCGCTGCTGCTCTCGCCCCTGGCGCTGGCCCAGGATGGCATGTCGGCGCTGACCGTCAAGACCATGGCGGATGGCAGTCAGGAGTACAGCCTGACCCTGCAGGTGCTGGCGCTGATGACCGCGCTCTCCTTCCTGCCGGCCATGGTCATCATGATGACCTCCTTCACCCGGATCATCGTAGTGCTCGGGATCCTCAGACAGGCCATAGGCCTGCAGCAGAGTCCGTCCAACCAGGTGTTGATCGGCATCGCCCTGTTCATGTCCTTCTTCATCATGTCGCCGGTGCTGGATCGCATCAACGAGGAGGCGCTGCAGCCCTATCTGGCGGAGACCATAGGGCCCAAGGAGGCGCTGGAGAAGGCCGAACAGCCCATCCACCAGTTCATGCTGGCCCAGACCCGGGTCAAGGATCTCAACACCTTCATGGAGATCGCCAACGTGCAGGTGGAGAAGCCGACCGAGGTGCCGCTGCGGGTGCTGATCCCGGCCTTCGTCACCAGCGAGCTCAAGACCGCGTTCCAGATAGGCTTCATGCTGTTTCTGCCGTTCCTGGTGATCGATCTGGTGGTGGCCAGCATACTGATGGCCATGGGGATGATGATGCTGTCGCCCATGCTGGTCTCCCTGCCCTTCAAGCTGATGCTGTTCGTCATGGTCGATGGTTGGAACCTGATCCTGGGCTCGCTCGCGAACAGCTTCGGGCTGGGCGCCGGCTAA
- the fliQ gene encoding flagellar biosynthesis protein FliQ, protein MSPETFVDVFREALWLVTIMVCAVILPSLMVGLIVAIFQAATSINEQTLSFLPRLIVTLFALGAGAHWGLQSLMDFFMLMVSQIPEVVG, encoded by the coding sequence ATGAGTCCGGAAACCTTTGTCGACGTGTTTCGTGAGGCACTCTGGCTGGTGACCATCATGGTGTGCGCCGTGATCCTGCCCAGCCTGATGGTGGGGCTGATCGTCGCCATCTTCCAGGCCGCGACCTCCATCAACGAGCAGACCCTGAGCTTCCTGCCCCGTCTCATCGTGACCCTGTTCGCCCTGGGCGCCGGGGCCCACTGGGGCCTGCAGAGCCTGATGGACTTCTTCATGCTGATGGTGAGCCAGATACCCGAGGTGGTGGGATGA
- the fliR gene encoding flagellar biosynthetic protein FliR: protein MTYTTALIMEWLASILWPLARVSSLLMVMAVFGSRLAPAHIRIGLALAITLIIAPLLPPMPKIELFSVGSFLVLGQQMLIGIALGLMTQFLLESFVMAGQIIAMQTSLGFATLVDPMNGQSAPVVGQFYLMLATLVFLAVDGHLLMLRMVVLSFETLPVSDSGLTLPAIRSLVSFLGVMYQASLVMALSAIIALLLINFAFGVMTRAAPQLNIFSIGFAVSMMSGLFILWLTIGGFMGHFDAIWERVQETSCELINTQCFGGQNG from the coding sequence ATGACCTATACCACCGCGCTCATCATGGAGTGGCTGGCGTCCATCCTCTGGCCGCTGGCACGGGTGAGCAGCCTGCTGATGGTGATGGCGGTGTTTGGCAGCCGGCTGGCGCCGGCGCACATCCGCATCGGCCTGGCGCTGGCCATCACCCTCATCATCGCCCCCCTGTTGCCACCCATGCCCAAGATAGAGCTGTTCTCCGTCGGCAGCTTTCTGGTGCTGGGGCAGCAGATGCTCATCGGCATCGCACTGGGTCTCATGACCCAGTTCCTGCTGGAGAGCTTCGTGATGGCGGGCCAGATCATCGCCATGCAGACCAGCCTGGGCTTTGCCACCCTGGTGGATCCCATGAATGGCCAGTCTGCCCCCGTGGTGGGGCAGTTCTACCTGATGCTGGCGACCCTGGTGTTTCTGGCGGTGGATGGCCATCTGCTGATGCTGCGGATGGTGGTGCTGAGCTTCGAGACCCTGCCGGTCTCGGACAGCGGCCTGACCCTGCCCGCCATCCGCAGCCTGGTCAGCTTCCTCGGCGTCATGTATCAGGCCTCGCTGGTGATGGCGTTGTCGGCCATCATCGCCCTGCTGCTCATCAACTTCGCGTTCGGGGTCATGACCCGGGCCGCGCCCCAGCTCAACATCTTCAGCATCGGCTTCGCGGTCAGCATGATGTCGGGTCTGTTCATCCTCTGGCTCACCATTGGCGGCTTCATGGGCCACTTCGACGCCATCTGGGAGCGGGTGCAGGAGACCAGCTGCGAACTGATCAACACCCAGTGTTTCGGTGGCCAGAATGGCTGA
- the flhB gene encoding flagellar biosynthesis protein FlhB → MADTDQERTEQPTGKRLQQAREKGQIARSKELGTASVLLATVFGLLMLKESLAGAMVKVLTMGFTLERDQAFDPNAMGAMVPTLLAELIQPLGLLFLLVTIAAFVGNTLLGGMNFSSEAMLPKWSKLSPLSGLKRMFGVQSLVELIKSIAKVVFISLFAWWMLSSQFNHLLNLSLEGFPGGIIDALDLLLWMLIILCCSLIPIVAIDVPFQTWNHNRQLKMTKQEIKDEFKDSEGKPEVKGRIRRLQMEMAMRRMMGDVPKADVIITNPSHYSVALKYDTGKPGAAPKVLAKGVDEVAMKIREIAREYEIPIMPSPALTRAIYHSTEIGHEIPEGLFAAVAQVLAYVYQLKKFRRGRGRRPTPVAKDLPIPPEYRK, encoded by the coding sequence ATGGCTGATACCGATCAGGAACGTACCGAACAACCCACGGGCAAACGACTGCAACAGGCCCGGGAAAAAGGGCAGATTGCACGTTCCAAGGAGCTGGGAACCGCCAGCGTGCTGCTGGCGACCGTGTTTGGCTTGCTGATGCTCAAGGAGAGCCTGGCCGGTGCCATGGTCAAGGTGCTCACCATGGGCTTTACCCTGGAGCGGGATCAGGCCTTCGATCCCAACGCCATGGGGGCCATGGTGCCCACCCTGCTGGCCGAGCTTATCCAGCCCCTCGGCCTGCTGTTCCTGCTGGTGACCATCGCCGCCTTCGTCGGCAACACCCTGCTGGGAGGAATGAATTTTTCCTCCGAGGCCATGCTGCCCAAATGGAGCAAGCTGAGCCCCTTGAGTGGTTTGAAGAGGATGTTCGGGGTGCAGTCGCTGGTGGAGCTCATCAAGTCCATCGCCAAGGTGGTGTTCATCAGCCTGTTCGCCTGGTGGATGCTGTCGAGTCAGTTCAACCACCTGCTCAACCTCTCCCTCGAGGGCTTTCCCGGTGGCATCATAGACGCGCTGGACCTGCTGCTGTGGATGCTGATCATCCTCTGCTGCTCCCTCATTCCCATCGTCGCCATCGATGTGCCCTTCCAGACCTGGAACCACAATCGTCAGCTCAAGATGACCAAGCAGGAGATCAAGGACGAGTTCAAGGACAGCGAGGGCAAGCCCGAGGTCAAGGGGCGGATCCGCCGCCTGCAGATGGAGATGGCGATGCGTCGCATGATGGGGGATGTGCCCAAGGCGGACGTGATCATCACCAACCCGAGCCACTACTCGGTGGCGCTGAAATACGACACGGGCAAACCCGGGGCCGCCCCCAAGGTGCTGGCCAAGGGGGTCGACGAGGTGGCGATGAAGATCCGGGAGATAGCGCGGGAATACGAGATCCCCATCATGCCGTCCCCGGCGCTCACCCGTGCCATCTATCACTCCACCGAGATCGGTCACGAGATCCCGGAGGGGCTGTTCGCCGCCGTGGCCCAGGTGCTGGCCTATGTCTATCAACTCAAGAAGTTCCGCCGTGGCCGTGGCCGGCGTCCGACCCCGGTCGCCAAGGATCTGCCCATCCCGCCTGAGTACCGCAAATAA
- the flhA gene encoding flagellar biosynthesis protein FlhA, translating into MEFKAALGRLTEYRWLLSKGVGTPLLVLASLGMVVLPIPPLMLDILFSFNIALSIVVLLVAVYTRRPLEFAAFPTVLLIATLLRLALNVASTRVVLLEGHNGSAAAGHVIEAFGNVVIGGNYAVGIIVFMILVIINFVVVTKGAGRISEVSARFTLDAMPGKQMAIDADLNAGLINQEEAKKRRQDVTQEADFYGSMDGASKFVKGDAIAGIMILFINIIGGFIIGMMQHQLSFGEAAQIYTLLAIGDGLVAQIPSLLLSIAAAIIVTRQNTDQDMGTAVLGQLFENPKALVISAGILLMMGSVPGMPHLAFLSLGAIAAVGAWWLLRREKQRAAKVAKGELMPQSSDQPHEQKDLSWDDVMPVDIIGLEVGYQLIPLVDKSQGGELLNRIKGVRKKLSQELGFLVPAVHIRDNLDLAPNQYRITLMGVSTGEATVYHDKEMAINPGQVFGQVQGIATQDPAFGLEAVWVAKDQVSHAQTLGYTVVDAATVVATHLSQILSNHAALLLGHDEVQQLLDMIGKHQSKLVEGLVPEVISMGNLVKVLQNLLNEGVPIRDMRTILQTLVEYAPRSPDPEVLTAACRIALRRLIVQEIAGPDPELPVITLAPELERILHQSLQAGGGDGAGIEPGLAERMQRSLVEATQRQELEGQPAVLLTSGILRNTLAKFVKNAIPGLRVLSYQEVPDDKQIRIVSAVGQG; encoded by the coding sequence ATGGAATTCAAGGCAGCATTGGGCCGTTTAACAGAGTACAGGTGGTTGCTCAGCAAGGGGGTCGGGACCCCGCTGCTGGTGCTCGCCTCCCTCGGCATGGTGGTGCTGCCCATCCCGCCGCTGATGCTGGATATCCTGTTCTCCTTCAACATCGCCCTCTCCATCGTAGTGCTGCTGGTGGCCGTCTATACCCGCCGGCCGCTGGAGTTTGCGGCCTTCCCGACCGTGCTGCTGATCGCCACCCTGCTGCGCCTCGCGCTGAACGTCGCCTCGACCCGGGTCGTGCTGCTGGAAGGCCATAACGGCAGCGCGGCGGCCGGCCATGTGATCGAGGCCTTCGGCAACGTGGTGATCGGTGGCAACTATGCGGTCGGTATCATCGTCTTCATGATCCTGGTGATCATCAACTTCGTGGTGGTCACCAAGGGGGCGGGCCGGATCTCCGAGGTGAGCGCCCGCTTCACCCTGGACGCCATGCCCGGCAAGCAGATGGCCATCGATGCGGACCTGAACGCCGGTCTCATCAATCAGGAAGAGGCCAAGAAGCGGCGCCAGGACGTGACCCAGGAAGCCGACTTCTACGGCTCCATGGACGGTGCCTCCAAATTCGTCAAGGGGGATGCCATCGCCGGCATCATGATCCTCTTCATCAACATCATTGGTGGCTTCATCATCGGCATGATGCAGCACCAGCTCAGCTTCGGTGAGGCGGCCCAGATCTACACCCTGCTCGCCATCGGTGATGGCCTGGTGGCCCAGATCCCCTCCCTGCTGCTCTCCATCGCCGCCGCCATCATAGTGACCCGCCAGAATACCGATCAGGACATGGGCACGGCGGTGCTCGGCCAGCTGTTCGAGAATCCCAAGGCGCTGGTGATCTCCGCCGGCATCCTGCTGATGATGGGCAGCGTGCCCGGCATGCCGCACCTGGCGTTCCTGAGCCTGGGGGCCATCGCGGCGGTCGGAGCCTGGTGGCTGCTGCGCCGTGAGAAACAGCGCGCCGCCAAGGTGGCCAAGGGCGAGCTGATGCCCCAGAGCTCGGATCAGCCTCACGAACAGAAAGATCTCAGCTGGGACGATGTGATGCCGGTGGACATCATAGGGCTGGAGGTGGGTTATCAGCTCATCCCGCTGGTGGACAAGAGCCAGGGCGGCGAGCTGCTCAATCGGATCAAGGGGGTGCGCAAGAAGCTCTCCCAGGAGCTCGGCTTCCTGGTGCCGGCCGTGCACATTCGCGACAACCTGGATCTCGCGCCTAACCAGTACCGCATCACTCTCATGGGGGTCAGCACCGGCGAGGCCACCGTCTACCACGACAAGGAGATGGCCATCAATCCGGGCCAGGTGTTCGGCCAGGTCCAGGGCATCGCGACCCAGGATCCCGCATTCGGGCTGGAGGCGGTGTGGGTCGCCAAGGATCAGGTCTCCCACGCCCAGACCCTGGGTTACACCGTGGTGGATGCCGCCACCGTGGTGGCCACCCACCTGAGCCAGATCCTCTCCAACCATGCCGCCCTGCTGCTCGGTCACGACGAGGTGCAGCAGCTGCTGGACATGATAGGGAAGCATCAGAGCAAGCTGGTGGAGGGGCTGGTACCCGAGGTGATCAGCATGGGCAACCTGGTCAAGGTATTGCAAAATCTGCTCAATGAGGGCGTGCCAATTCGCGATATGCGCACTATTCTGCAGACCCTCGTGGAATATGCGCCGCGCAGTCCGGATCCGGAAGTGCTGACGGCCGCCTGCCGCATCGCCCTGCGCCGCTTGATAGTGCAGGAGATCGCGGGTCCCGATCCCGAGCTGCCGGTGATCACCCTGGCGCCAGAATTGGAACGTATATTGCATCAATCCTTGCAAGCAGGTGGGGGAGATGGCGCCGGTATCGAACCGGGACTGGCGGAGCGGATGCAGCGCTCGCTGGTGGAAGCCACTCAACGACAAGAACTGGAAGGCCAGCCGGCCGTGCTTCTGACATCGGGGATATTGCGCAATACCCTGGCGAAATTTGTCAAGAATGCCATTCCTGGATTACGCGTTCTGTCTTATCAGGAAGTGCCTGATGACAAGCAAATCCGCATCGTCAGTGCGGTAGGACAGGGCTAG
- the flhF gene encoding flagellar biosynthesis protein FlhF — protein MKIKRFFAKDMRTALAEVKETLGPDAVIMSNKKVTGGVEIVAAVDYQSQVPGPKDAPVRRQLNDESVNISSAGKQMTRPAPPKEQNEYYADTLAALLARQQKLNPANPAASGNQSAGLVSANTAPRTLAEQGQWGAAPEPVKPKARPAPGPRPAQPAQRDQEMEGMRKEMASIRKLLEHQISGLMWQEVERREPMRALLIKELKKMGFDDAFADQLAGLIPEEMPIHQAMAQLAEVLTAQLKISEDDILRQGGAVALLGPTGVGKTTTIAKLAARFAMKYGAEQVALITTDNYRIGAHEQLQTYGRIMGCPVRQVRDAEELANALYQFRNRRLVLIDTAGVGQRDIRLTEQLDTLVKNAKVRIRSYLVMSATSQRRVMQEAVDHFRRIPLSGCILTKLDESLNLGEVINVCIQNALPISYITDGQRVPEDIQVANAALLVGAAMGSLERETEDPYFWGSGFGEAEDSEFYE, from the coding sequence GTGAAGATTAAGCGGTTTTTTGCCAAAGACATGCGCACGGCCCTGGCCGAGGTCAAGGAGACACTCGGGCCGGATGCTGTCATCATGTCCAACAAGAAGGTCACCGGTGGGGTGGAGATAGTCGCCGCTGTCGATTATCAGTCCCAGGTGCCCGGACCCAAAGATGCGCCGGTTCGCCGTCAGTTGAACGATGAGAGCGTCAATATCTCGTCTGCGGGCAAGCAGATGACACGCCCTGCGCCGCCCAAGGAGCAGAACGAATACTATGCCGACACCCTGGCGGCCCTGCTGGCACGCCAGCAGAAACTCAACCCCGCCAATCCGGCGGCGAGTGGCAATCAGTCCGCCGGTCTGGTGTCGGCCAATACGGCCCCCAGAACCCTGGCCGAACAGGGCCAGTGGGGCGCCGCCCCCGAACCCGTCAAGCCCAAGGCTCGTCCTGCGCCCGGCCCGCGTCCTGCCCAACCCGCCCAGCGGGATCAGGAGATGGAAGGGATGCGCAAGGAGATGGCCAGTATTCGCAAGCTGCTCGAGCACCAGATCTCCGGCCTGATGTGGCAGGAGGTGGAGCGCCGCGAGCCGATGCGGGCGCTGCTCATCAAGGAACTCAAGAAGATGGGCTTCGATGATGCCTTCGCCGACCAGCTCGCCGGGCTGATCCCGGAGGAGATGCCCATTCATCAGGCCATGGCCCAGCTGGCCGAGGTACTGACGGCCCAGCTCAAGATCAGCGAAGACGACATCCTGCGCCAGGGCGGTGCCGTGGCGCTGCTCGGCCCGACCGGGGTGGGCAAGACCACCACCATCGCCAAGCTGGCGGCCCGCTTCGCCATGAAATACGGCGCCGAGCAGGTGGCCCTCATCACCACCGACAACTACCGGATCGGGGCCCACGAGCAGTTGCAGACCTATGGTCGCATCATGGGCTGCCCGGTGCGCCAGGTGAGGGACGCCGAGGAGCTGGCCAATGCGCTCTATCAGTTCCGCAACCGCCGGCTGGTGCTCATCGATACCGCCGGGGTGGGTCAGCGGGACATCCGCCTGACCGAGCAGCTCGACACCCTGGTCAAGAACGCCAAGGTGCGCATTCGCAGTTATCTGGTCATGTCGGCGACGTCCCAGCGCCGGGTGATGCAGGAGGCGGTGGATCACTTCCGGCGCATCCCGCTCTCCGGCTGCATCCTGACCAAGCTGGACGAGAGCCTGAACCTGGGTGAAGTGATCAACGTATGCATCCAGAACGCGCTGCCCATCAGCTACATCACCGATGGACAGCGGGTGCCGGAAGATATTCAAGTTGCCAACGCGGCGCTGCTGGTCGGTGCCGCCATGGGTTCGCTGGAGCGGGAAACAGAAGATCCCTACTTCTGGGGTTCAGGTTTTGGCGAGGCCGAAGATTCGGAGTTTTATGAGTAA
- a CDS encoding MinD/ParA family protein has product MSNIYMDQASGLRKMRQNNRVKVIAVSGGKGGVGKTNVTLNVAGAMAAQGKRVLVLDADLGLANVDVMLGLRVHRNLSHVLAGECTIDDIIVEGPYGMMIVPATSGTQSMVELSPVQHAELIRAFSEMKTQVDVLLVDTAAGISDMVLSFTRAAQDIMVVVCDEPTSITDAYALIKILSKDHGVFRFKVVANMVRSLREGQELFAKLTRVTDRFLDTSLELVACVPYDTNLRAAVRKQKLIVEAFPKSPAALAFRALANKAASWPIPHQPGGHLEFFLENLLQKPVIAQEDSRE; this is encoded by the coding sequence ATGAGTAACATCTATATGGATCAGGCGAGTGGTCTGCGCAAAATGCGTCAAAACAATCGAGTTAAAGTGATCGCCGTGTCCGGAGGCAAGGGGGGCGTGGGCAAGACCAACGTCACCCTGAACGTGGCGGGAGCCATGGCCGCCCAGGGCAAACGGGTGTTGGTGCTGGATGCCGACCTTGGCCTGGCCAACGTCGACGTCATGCTGGGGCTGCGGGTGCATCGCAACCTGTCCCATGTGCTGGCCGGGGAGTGCACCATAGACGACATCATCGTCGAGGGGCCCTACGGCATGATGATAGTGCCGGCCACCTCGGGGACCCAGTCCATGGTCGAGCTCTCGCCGGTGCAGCATGCCGAGCTCATCCGTGCCTTCAGCGAGATGAAGACCCAGGTCGACGTGCTGCTGGTGGACACGGCGGCGGGGATCTCCGACATGGTGCTGAGCTTCACCCGTGCGGCCCAGGACATCATGGTGGTGGTGTGCGATGAGCCCACCTCCATCACCGATGCCTACGCCCTCATCAAGATCCTCTCCAAGGATCACGGCGTGTTCCGTTTCAAGGTGGTGGCCAACATGGTGCGCTCCTTGCGCGAGGGGCAGGAGCTCTTCGCCAAGCTGACCCGGGTCACCGACCGTTTCCTGGATACCTCGCTGGAGCTGGTGGCTTGTGTGCCCTACGACACCAACCTGCGCGCCGCCGTGCGCAAGCAGAAGCTGATCGTCGAGGCCTTCCCCAAGTCACCGGCCGCCCTGGCGTTTCGCGCCCTGGCCAACAAGGCGGCGAGCTGGCCCATCCCGCATCAGCCAGGGGGGCATCTCGAATTTTTCCTGGAAAATTTATTGCAAAAGCCGGTCATAGCACAGGAAGACTCCCGTGAATAA
- a CDS encoding RNA polymerase sigma factor FliA, with protein MNKTQAYLRHQDSYVLVERHAPLVKRIAQHLLARLPSSVLLDDLIQAGMIGLLEASRNFDGSKGASFETYAGIRIRGAMLDEIRRGDWVPRSVHRNSRAIAEAIENVEQVHGRDARDTEVAAQMGVSLGEYHAMLQDVSCGKIIGIEDLGVSEDVIGHPDDASGHGGFDDLAAERFQGALAEHISRLPEREALVLSLYYDEELNLREIGEVLSVSESRVSQIHSQAMHRLRARLRDWNL; from the coding sequence GTGAATAAAACCCAAGCATACTTGCGTCATCAGGATTCCTATGTGCTGGTCGAGCGTCATGCTCCGCTGGTTAAACGGATCGCCCAGCATTTATTGGCTCGCCTGCCAAGCAGTGTCTTGCTGGATGACCTGATCCAGGCAGGTATGATTGGGCTGCTCGAAGCCTCCCGCAATTTTGACGGCAGCAAGGGCGCCAGCTTTGAAACCTATGCCGGCATCCGCATCCGCGGTGCCATGCTCGACGAGATCCGCCGTGGCGACTGGGTGCCGCGCTCGGTCCACCGCAACAGCCGCGCCATCGCCGAGGCCATCGAGAACGTGGAGCAGGTGCACGGTCGCGATGCCAGAGACACCGAGGTGGCGGCCCAGATGGGCGTCTCCCTCGGTGAATACCACGCCATGCTGCAGGATGTCTCCTGCGGCAAGATCATCGGCATCGAGGATCTCGGGGTCAGCGAGGATGTGATAGGGCATCCCGATGACGCCAGCGGTCATGGCGGCTTCGACGATCTGGCGGCCGAGCGTTTCCAGGGCGCCCTGGCCGAGCATATCTCCCGCCTGCCCGAGCGCGAGGCGCTGGTGCTCTCCCTCTATTACGACGAAGAGCTGAACCTGCGCGAGATCGGCGAGGTGTTGAGCGTGAGTGAGTCTCGGGTGAGCCAGATACACAGTCAGGCCATGCACAGATTGCGTGCCCGCCTGCGAGATTGGAATTTATAA
- the cheY gene encoding chemotaxis response regulator CheY, translated as MKILIVDDFSTMRRIIKNLLRDLGYNNTHEADDGNTALPMLKNGDFQFVVTDWNMPGMQGIDLLKAIRLDDKLKHLPVLMVTAEAKREQIIEAAQAGVNGYIVKPFTAATLKEKLDKIFERIG; from the coding sequence ATGAAAATCCTCATCGTGGATGATTTTTCAACGATGCGCCGGATTATCAAGAACTTGCTGCGTGACCTGGGATATAACAATACCCATGAAGCAGACGATGGCAACACGGCGCTGCCGATGTTGAAAAATGGCGACTTCCAGTTTGTGGTCACCGACTGGAACATGCCTGGCATGCAGGGCATCGACCTGCTCAAGGCGATCCGTCTCGATGACAAACTCAAGCACCTGCCGGTGTTGATGGTGACTGCCGAAGCCAAGCGCGAGCAGATCATCGAAGCCGCTCAGGCCGGGGTCAATGGCTACATCGTCAAGCCGTTCACCGCCGCCACTCTCAAAGAGAAGCTCGACAAAATCTTTGAACGCATCGGCTAA
- a CDS encoding protein phosphatase CheZ, translating to MTAKTSAMISLEQARMLVAHLEQGEFEQADTILADVCAPNAAALFDRVGQLTRQLHDSLQDFRLDPRIPDLATHEIPDARERLSYVIDMTDKAANRTMDAVEASLPIADRLNDNIQLVMPNWNALMSRDLELGQFKALCHQLNDFIKASETDADKLRQLLTEILMAQDFQDLTGQMIRKVIKLVQEVETKLIEMLTMFGEAAIEHSVRSLPASGIEAEGPIMNPETRSDVVNGQDDVDDLLSSLGF from the coding sequence ATGACGGCCAAAACGAGTGCCATGATCTCGCTCGAGCAGGCAAGGATGCTGGTTGCCCACCTCGAGCAAGGTGAATTTGAACAGGCCGATACCATCCTCGCCGATGTGTGTGCCCCCAATGCCGCCGCCCTGTTTGACAGGGTCGGCCAGCTTACCCGCCAACTGCACGACTCTTTACAGGACTTTCGGCTGGATCCCAGGATCCCCGACCTGGCCACCCACGAGATCCCCGATGCCCGGGAGCGTCTGAGCTATGTCATCGACATGACGGACAAGGCCGCCAATCGCACCATGGATGCGGTCGAGGCCAGTCTCCCCATTGCCGATCGGCTCAATGACAACATCCAGCTGGTGATGCCCAATTGGAATGCCTTGATGAGCCGGGATCTTGAGCTGGGCCAGTTCAAGGCACTCTGCCATCAACTGAATGATTTTATTAAGGCTTCGGAGACGGATGCCGATAAGTTACGACAACTGCTGACGGAAATCCTGATGGCACAGGACTTTCAGGATTTAACCGGCCAGATGATCCGCAAGGTCATCAAGCTGGTGCAGGAAGTTGAAACGAAGTTGATAGAGATGCTGACCATGTTTGGTGAGGCAGCCATCGAGCATTCGGTGCGCAGCTTGCCGGCAAGCGGCATCGAGGCAGAAGGTCCCATCATGAACCCTGAGACAAGGTCTGATGTGGTCAATGGCCAGGATGATGTGGACGATCTGCTGTCTAGTCTGGGATTCTAA